A window of Castanea sativa cultivar Marrone di Chiusa Pesio chromosome 1, ASM4071231v1 contains these coding sequences:
- the LOC142640554 gene encoding thymidylate kinase isoform X1 has protein sequence MPLTFSLSPYKALNFGALAFGKLSKFELKFPIKCSIRQIRMAAMTHESVLSGSSSESKRGALIVLEGLDRSGKTSQSSKLLTYLEGLGHSAELWRFPDRSTNVGQMISMYLSNKSQLDDHTIHLLFSANRWEKRLLMETKLKTGTTLIVDRYSYSGVAFSSAKGLDLEWCKAPEIGLLSPDLVLYLDIQPEKAAERGGYGGERYEQLEFQKKVAKCYQGLHDASWKIIDACQPIEDIEKQLQEIVLDCVLTCQKGKPLSNLWSG, from the exons ATGCCCCTTActttctcactctctccctACAAGGCTTT gaATTTTGGAGCTCTAGCATTTGGAAAGTTGTCGAAATTTGAACTGAAATTTCCTATTAAGTGTAGTATTAGGCAGATTCGAATGGCTGCAATGACCCATGAATCTGTCTTAAGTGGTAGCAGCAGTGAGTCAAAAAGAGGTGCCTTGATTGTTTTAGAAGGCTTGGATCGTAGTGGGAAGACTTCACAGTCTAGTAAACTACTCACATACTTGGAGGGATTGGGGCATTCAGCTGAATTATGGCGGTTTCCAGACAGAAGTACGAATGTTGGGCAAATGATATCTATGTACCTCTCCAACAAATCACAATTGGATGATCACACTATCCATCTCCTATTTAGTGCAAACCGTTGGGAGAAGAg ATTGTTGATggaaactaaattaaaaactgGAACAACGCTCATTGTCGACCGTTATTCGTACTCTGGGGTGGCTTTCTCCTCTGCCAAAGGACTTGACCTTGAATGGTGTAAG GCACCAGAGATTGGGTTGCTGTCTCCAGATCTGGTACTTTACCTTGACATACAGCCAGAG AAAGCTGCAGAGAGAGGAGGATATGGAGGTGAGAGATATGAGCAGCTCGAGTTTCAGAAGAAAGTTGCCAAATGCTATCAAGGGCTCCATGATGCCTCTTGGAAG ATAATTGATGCCTGCCAACCAATAGAAGATATTGAGAAACAACTGCAAGAAATTGTATTGGATTGTGTCCTGACATGCCAGAAAGGCAAACCCCTTTCCAACCTTTGGTCAGGTTAA
- the LOC142640554 gene encoding thymidylate kinase isoform X2: MAAMTHESVLSGSSSESKRGALIVLEGLDRSGKTSQSSKLLTYLEGLGHSAELWRFPDRSTNVGQMISMYLSNKSQLDDHTIHLLFSANRWEKRLLMETKLKTGTTLIVDRYSYSGVAFSSAKGLDLEWCKAPEIGLLSPDLVLYLDIQPEKAAERGGYGGERYEQLEFQKKVAKCYQGLHDASWKIIDACQPIEDIEKQLQEIVLDCVLTCQKGKPLSNLWSG; the protein is encoded by the exons ATGGCTGCAATGACCCATGAATCTGTCTTAAGTGGTAGCAGCAGTGAGTCAAAAAGAGGTGCCTTGATTGTTTTAGAAGGCTTGGATCGTAGTGGGAAGACTTCACAGTCTAGTAAACTACTCACATACTTGGAGGGATTGGGGCATTCAGCTGAATTATGGCGGTTTCCAGACAGAAGTACGAATGTTGGGCAAATGATATCTATGTACCTCTCCAACAAATCACAATTGGATGATCACACTATCCATCTCCTATTTAGTGCAAACCGTTGGGAGAAGAg ATTGTTGATggaaactaaattaaaaactgGAACAACGCTCATTGTCGACCGTTATTCGTACTCTGGGGTGGCTTTCTCCTCTGCCAAAGGACTTGACCTTGAATGGTGTAAG GCACCAGAGATTGGGTTGCTGTCTCCAGATCTGGTACTTTACCTTGACATACAGCCAGAG AAAGCTGCAGAGAGAGGAGGATATGGAGGTGAGAGATATGAGCAGCTCGAGTTTCAGAAGAAAGTTGCCAAATGCTATCAAGGGCTCCATGATGCCTCTTGGAAG ATAATTGATGCCTGCCAACCAATAGAAGATATTGAGAAACAACTGCAAGAAATTGTATTGGATTGTGTCCTGACATGCCAGAAAGGCAAACCCCTTTCCAACCTTTGGTCAGGTTAA
- the LOC142616976 gene encoding MICOS complex subunit MIC10-like encodes MAAEKNNQIVGQSKYDLDAKWDACLDLTVRRFVYSSLAGTFGGLLFFRSPVSRWASVAFGAGVGIGSAYTECSRLFDGSPAKLAAPKITETPAPDGQD; translated from the exons ATGGCGGCTGAGAAGAACAACCAGATTGTGGGCCAATCCAAATACGACTTGGACGCTAAGTGGGATGCGTGTCTCGATCTGACGGTTCGCCGCTTCGTCTACTCATCCTTGGCCGGCACCTTTGGTGGCCTCCTTTTCTTCA GGAGTCCTGTTTCTCGTTGGGCATCTGTAGCTTTTGGTGCTGGAGTGGGTATTGGATCTGCATACACAGAGTGTTCTCGTTTATTTGATGGATCTCCTGCAAAGTTGGCAGCTCCTAAGATTACAGAGACTCCTGCTCCG GATGGCCAGGACTAA